One region of Limisphaerales bacterium genomic DNA includes:
- a CDS encoding addiction module protein: MTKAAEIIQEAEALPPAERSLVVDSLLQTLHKPDPAIDAQWAATAQRRLVELRSGQTKAVPGDEVFAKVRARFEK; encoded by the coding sequence ATGACGAAAGCTGCGGAAATCATACAGGAAGCCGAAGCCCTTCCCCCAGCCGAACGCTCCCTAGTCGTCGATTCGCTCCTGCAAACCCTCCACAAGCCCGATCCTGCCATCGACGCCCAATGGGCCGCCACCGCCCAGCGCCGCCTCGTCGAACTCCGCTCCGGCCAAACCAAGGCCGTCCCCGGCGACGAAGTGTTCGCCAAGGTTCGCGCGCGGTTTGAAAAATGA
- a CDS encoding DUF1501 domain-containing protein: protein MSERLDIASMTRRDWIAGGGALAGAMMWPGLLEARAKAKAPAKQVIVIFLQGGLSHYESFDPKPEAPTAYKSTFGDIRTSVPGVRFAEHLPMLAKRMHKFNLMRGAFVGSPSHETAIHMTLTGWTLKGANTTTKDVNRVHPGMGAVVAKECGGRAPGLPGYVTVPQSGQLGVRVHYGTSGQLGKAFEPMDSGMPSGSLAKPFAGPKNLTLDESLSTRRLADRLALLRGVDHLAGVADGLDAYSQRAAEMLAGGTAGGAFDLSREPLKVRERYGAHTWGQQALLARRLAEAGVPYTLVNFNLNQSTGQDWDNHRRIFDVMKNKLLPPTDRAISALLDDLDERGLLDSTLVAVYGEFGRTPKINKDGGRDHWNQVCSVMLAGGGLKRGVVVGSSTKAGDVPKDRPTPFNDILATMYHQLGVAPDQIFHDLLGRPFPYLPSGRVIGELI, encoded by the coding sequence ATGAGTGAGCGACTGGACATAGCTTCGATGACGCGGCGCGATTGGATTGCGGGGGGCGGCGCGTTGGCGGGGGCGATGATGTGGCCGGGGTTGCTGGAGGCGCGGGCGAAGGCCAAGGCGCCGGCGAAACAGGTCATCGTGATTTTTCTGCAGGGCGGGTTGTCGCATTACGAAAGTTTCGATCCCAAACCGGAGGCGCCCACGGCGTACAAGAGCACGTTTGGCGACATCCGCACGAGCGTGCCGGGCGTGCGGTTTGCGGAACATCTGCCGATGCTGGCCAAGCGAATGCATAAATTTAATTTGATGCGCGGGGCGTTTGTCGGGTCGCCCAGTCACGAGACGGCCATTCACATGACGCTCACGGGCTGGACGCTCAAGGGTGCGAACACGACGACGAAGGACGTGAACCGCGTGCACCCGGGCATGGGCGCGGTGGTGGCCAAGGAATGCGGAGGGCGCGCGCCGGGCTTGCCGGGTTACGTGACCGTGCCACAGAGCGGGCAGCTTGGAGTGCGCGTGCATTACGGCACGTCGGGGCAATTGGGCAAGGCGTTTGAGCCGATGGATTCGGGCATGCCCTCGGGCAGTCTGGCGAAGCCCTTTGCCGGGCCGAAGAATTTGACGCTGGACGAGAGCCTTTCGACGCGGCGGCTGGCGGATCGGCTGGCGTTGTTGCGCGGGGTGGATCATTTGGCGGGCGTGGCCGACGGGCTCGATGCCTACAGCCAACGCGCGGCGGAGATGCTGGCGGGCGGCACGGCGGGCGGGGCGTTTGATCTCAGCCGCGAACCGCTCAAGGTGCGCGAGCGTTACGGCGCGCACACGTGGGGGCAGCAGGCATTGCTCGCGCGGCGGCTGGCCGAGGCGGGGGTGCCGTACACGCTGGTGAATTTTAATCTCAACCAATCGACCGGCCAGGATTGGGACAATCATCGGCGCATTTTTGACGTGATGAAAAACAAGCTGCTGCCGCCGACCGACCGCGCCATCAGCGCGCTGCTCGATGACCTCGACGAGCGCGGTTTGCTGGACAGCACGTTGGTGGCGGTGTACGGCGAGTTTGGGCGCACGCCGAAAATCAACAAGGACGGCGGGCGCGACCACTGGAACCAGGTGTGCTCGGTGATGCTCGCCGGCGGCGGGCTCAAGCGCGGCGTGGTGGTCGGCTCCAGCACCAAGGCGGGCGACGTGCCCAAGGATCGCCCCACGCCGTTCAACGACATTCTCGCGACGATGTACCACCAGCTCGGTGTCGCGCCGGACCAAATTTTCCACGACCTCCTCGGCCGCCCCTTCCCGTACCTGCCCAGCGGGCGGGTGATTGGAGAGTTGATTTGA
- a CDS encoding DUF1501 domain-containing protein has product MSDGTAFCPGPVSRRSFLEVGGTACGLGLSGLLEAQAKNAAPGVSGKDTSVIFVWLPGGPPHMEMYDMKPEAPSEYRGEFMPIKTNVPGMEVCELFPRHAKIADKYNIIRSIHHGFADHGGGHKRFLTGRKPATPTGTLNNTPCVGSMASAVLDDKRDTKGLPNYVVMGNGRVNSVDTFAFGSAYLGNHTHPYRISADPSLPNFKVDDVSLDRAMTDRLGDRNTLLKGFDNFRRDVDTSGLLGTMDVFNRKAMEMMTSPAVREAFDITQEKDAVRERFAMHPWGQQAILARRLVERGVPWVTVVMENPYGVGGIPWLKEGVYNWDSHAVNCHIFKDAKVRFPLYDQVITAMIEDLYARGLDKRVLLVVTGEFGRTPRLNVRPGSRTKVDQPGRDHWPRAMSMLISGGGMRTGQIIGATNSKGEEPIERAMTPNDLWATVYQHLGVDYTHEFPDHAGRPMPMLPFGEPISELAPVT; this is encoded by the coding sequence ATGAGTGACGGAACTGCATTTTGCCCGGGCCCGGTTTCGCGGCGGTCTTTTTTGGAAGTCGGTGGGACGGCGTGTGGGCTGGGTCTGTCGGGTTTGCTGGAGGCGCAGGCGAAGAATGCAGCGCCGGGTGTGTCCGGCAAGGATACTTCCGTGATTTTCGTTTGGCTTCCGGGCGGGCCGCCGCACATGGAGATGTACGACATGAAGCCGGAGGCGCCGAGCGAGTATCGGGGCGAGTTCATGCCGATCAAAACCAACGTGCCCGGCATGGAGGTGTGCGAGCTGTTTCCGCGGCATGCGAAAATCGCGGACAAGTACAACATCATCCGCTCGATCCATCACGGGTTTGCCGATCATGGTGGCGGTCACAAACGTTTTCTCACCGGCCGCAAGCCGGCCACGCCCACGGGCACACTGAATAACACGCCGTGCGTTGGGTCGATGGCGTCAGCGGTGCTTGACGATAAGCGGGACACGAAGGGGTTGCCGAATTACGTGGTGATGGGCAACGGACGCGTGAACAGCGTGGACACGTTTGCCTTCGGTAGTGCCTACCTCGGGAACCACACGCACCCCTACCGCATCTCCGCCGACCCGAGTCTACCGAATTTCAAGGTGGATGATGTGTCGCTGGACCGCGCGATGACCGATCGCTTGGGCGACCGCAACACGCTGTTGAAGGGCTTTGATAATTTTCGACGCGACGTGGACACCAGCGGTTTGCTGGGCACCATGGATGTCTTCAATCGCAAAGCGATGGAGATGATGACCAGCCCAGCCGTGCGCGAGGCGTTTGACATCACGCAGGAAAAGGACGCCGTGCGCGAACGATTCGCCATGCATCCGTGGGGCCAACAGGCGATTCTCGCCCGCCGCCTTGTGGAGCGCGGGGTGCCGTGGGTGACGGTGGTGATGGAGAACCCCTACGGCGTCGGCGGCATACCGTGGCTCAAGGAAGGCGTGTACAACTGGGACAGCCACGCGGTGAACTGTCATATTTTCAAAGACGCCAAGGTGCGTTTCCCGCTGTATGACCAGGTGATCACGGCGATGATCGAGGATTTGTACGCGCGCGGCTTAGACAAGCGCGTGTTGCTGGTGGTGACCGGCGAATTCGGCCGCACCCCGCGCCTCAATGTGCGGCCCGGCTCACGCACCAAGGTGGATCAACCTGGCCGCGATCACTGGCCGCGGGCCATGAGCATGTTGATATCCGGCGGCGGCATGCGGACCGGCCAGATCATTGGTGCCACTAATTCAAAGGGCGAAGAGCCCATTGAACGCGCCATGACCCCGAATGATCTTTGGGCGACGGTGTATCAGCATCTCGGCGTGGATTATACCCACGAATTCCCCGACCACGCCGGCCGGCCCATGCCGATGCTCCCCTTCGGTGAGCCGATTTCCGAACTGGCGCCGGTGACCTGA